Sequence from the Rhodococcus jostii RHA1 genome:
AGATCGCCGAGGAGACGGGGCACACCGCGTCGCCCGAATCGCTGCGCGGACCCATGTGGCGGCGGGTTGCCATCTTCTCCTGGAACGGGCAGCTGATCCGCTCCGAGGAACTGTTCTTCGCGTTGCGCACCGGCGGGTTCGAGCCGCACCACGGGGGCTTCACCGAACTCGAGAACCGCACCATCACCGGTCACCGGTGGTGCACCGCGGACACGGTTCGTGAACTGGCGGCAGCAGGGGAAGCCGTGTACCCGCACGACCTCGCGGATCTCCTCGACGAGGCAGGCGCGGTGGCCTCGGCCGCGGACGAACCCGAGGTGCGCGCGATCACCTGAGCCGTCCCGGGAGCCCGGAGAAAGCCAGCAATTGCCGACTGGCTACGGAAGTGGACGGCCCCTCGTCCTAGAATCGGGTACTGCAGCGTGAACGTCGTCGCTCACGTATGCCGTTATCGAAGTCAATCCACGCCACAACCCAGGAGTTCGCTGTGAGCACCCCCGACACCACCCCCACCACCGGTACGGCACGCGTCAAGCGTGGCATGGCCGAGATGTTGAAGGGCGGGGTCATCATGGACGTCGTCACCCCCGATCAGGCGAAGATCGCCGAGGATGCCGGTGCGGTCGCGGTGATGGCGCTCGAGCGGGTGCCCGCGGACATCCGGGCGCAGGGTGGGGTGTCCCGGATGAGTGATCCGGACATGATCGACGGCATCATCTCCGCGGTGTCGATCCCGGTGATGGCCAAGGCCCGGATCGGGCACTTCGTGGAGGCGCAGATCCTGCAGTCCCTCGGGGTCGATTACGTCGACGAGTCGGAGGTGCTGACCCCGGCCGACTACGCCAATCACATCGACAAGTGGCAGTTCACCGTCCCGTTCGTGTGTGGTGCCACCAATCTCGGTGAGGCGCTGCGGCGGATCACCGAGGGTGCGGCGATGATCCGGTCCAAGGGGGAGGCCGGTACCGGTGACGTGTCGAACGCGACCACGCACATGCGGACGATCGGTGGGGAGATCCGCCGGTTGACCTCGCTCAGCGAGGACGAGCTGTATGTGGCGGCGAAGGAGTTGCAGGCGCCGTACGATCTGGTCGTCGAGGTCGCCAAGGCCGGGAAGTTGCCGGTCACGATGTTCACTGCCGGTGGCATCGCCACCCCGGCGGATGCGGCGATGATGATGCAGCTCGGTGCGGAGGGTGTGTTCGTCGGGTCGGGGATCTTCAAGTCGGGTAACCCGGCGGAGCGGGCCGCGGCGATCGTGAAGGCGACCACGTTCTTCGACGACCCGGATGTGCTGGCGAAGGTTTCCCGTGGGCTGGGTGAGGCGATGGTCGGGATCAACGTCGACGACATCCCCGTCCCGCACCGGCTCGCCGAACGCGGCTGGTGATCCCCGCGATCGATCTGTGATCGATCGCGGCGCTCCTGGCGCCGCACTACTTCCGTTCGCACCGCACGAGGCCCCGACCCGGGCCTCGTGCGGTGCGGTGCG
This genomic interval carries:
- the pdxS gene encoding pyridoxal 5'-phosphate synthase lyase subunit PdxS is translated as MSTPDTTPTTGTARVKRGMAEMLKGGVIMDVVTPDQAKIAEDAGAVAVMALERVPADIRAQGGVSRMSDPDMIDGIISAVSIPVMAKARIGHFVEAQILQSLGVDYVDESEVLTPADYANHIDKWQFTVPFVCGATNLGEALRRITEGAAMIRSKGEAGTGDVSNATTHMRTIGGEIRRLTSLSEDELYVAAKELQAPYDLVVEVAKAGKLPVTMFTAGGIATPADAAMMMQLGAEGVFVGSGIFKSGNPAERAAAIVKATTFFDDPDVLAKVSRGLGEAMVGINVDDIPVPHRLAERGW